A portion of the Oncorhynchus gorbuscha isolate QuinsamMale2020 ecotype Even-year linkage group LG19, OgorEven_v1.0, whole genome shotgun sequence genome contains these proteins:
- the LOC124005695 gene encoding serine protease hepsin-like — protein MTEKKNGSAGVTFLTPCRVAGVCLTVVLLGGIGAAVWAVVTFCIREEDTGLYDVQVNSNPSSDLRLRVFDSAERRWRHLCSSEANQLLANISCEEMGFVSVVNYSVSSIPEGSNDREEFFCVNEKELTYGKKIKESLYPCDCETGQVLSLLCQDCGRRSLTEDRIVGGVDARQGSWPWQVSLQYDGVHQCGGSIISDRWIVSAAHCFPERNRQVSRWRVLLGSIYNKLTHKNVRVLEVKTVVYHSSYLPFVDPNIDDNSRDIAVLALAQPLHFTDYIQPVCLPHYGQRLIDGQLGTVTGWGNVGYYGTLADVLQEANVPIINDAVCNAPDYYDNQITTSMFCAGFEKGGTDACQGDSGGPFVAEDSLSKASRYRLLGVVSWGTGCAMAKKPGVYTRVSRFLPWISSAMRTYHNSPGVHKMARTWEH, from the exons ATGACTGAGAAAAAGAACG GAAGCGCGGGGGTGACCTTCCTGACACCATGTCGCGTGGCAGGCGTGTGTCTGACCGTGGTGCTACTGGGGGGGATTGGAGCTGCTGTCTGGGCTGTAG TAACATTTTGTATCAGAGAAGAAGACACAGGATTATATGATG TCCAGGTGAACTCCAATCCAAGCTCGGACCTGCGTCTCCGGGTGTTTGACTCGGCCGAGCGACGATGGAGACACCTCTGTTCCTCAGAGGCCAACCAGCTCCTGGCCAACATCAGCTGTGAGGAGATGGGCTTTGTCAG CGTGGTGAATTACTCCGTGTCCAGTATCCCTGAAGGCAGTAACGACCGTGAGGAGTTCTTCTGTGTCAATGAGAAGGAGCTGACCTATGGCAAGAAGATCAAAGAGTCTCTATATCCATG tgACTGTGAAACTGGCCAGGTTCTAAGTCTGCTTTGTCAAG actGTGGCAGGCGTAGTCTGACAGAGGACCGTATAGTAGGTGGTGTAGATGCTAGACAGGGTAGCTGGCCGTGGCAGGTCAGTCTGCAATATGACGGGGTGCACCAGTGTGGAGGCTCCATCATCTCAGACCGCTGGATCGTCAGCGCAGCCCACTGCTTCCCAGA GAGGAACCGACAGGTGTCTCGATGGAGGGTGTTACTGGGCTCCATCTACAACAAGCTCACCCATAAGAATGTTAGAGTTCTTGAGGTTAAGACTGTGGTGTATCACAGCAGCTACTTGCCCTTTGTAGACCCCAACATAGACGACAACAGCAGAGACATCGCTGTCCTGGCTCTGGCCCAGCCTCTGCACTTCACAG ACTACATCCAGCCGGTGTGCTTACCCCACTACGGCCAGCGCCTGATTGACGGCCAGTTGGGGACAGTGACAGGCTGGGGAAATGTAGGTTACTATG GGACTCTTGCTGACGTTCTTCAGGAGGCTAACGTGCCAATCATCAACGACGCTGTCTGTAACGCCCCTGATTACTATGACAACCAGATCACCACCAGCATGTTCTGTGCTGGCTTTGAGAAGGGTGGTACCGATGCCTGTCAG GGGGACAGCGGGGGCCCGTTTGTGGCTGAGGACTCCCTGTCCAAGGCCAGCCGCTACCGCCTGCTGGGGGTGGTGAGCTGGGGAACAGGCTGTGCCATGGCCAAGAAGCCTGGCGTCTACACCAGAGTGTCCCGCTTCCTACCCTGGATCTCCTCAGCCATGAGG ACGTATCACAATTCACCAGGAGTGCACAAAATGGCGCGTACATGGGAGCACTGA
- the LOC124005696 gene encoding B-cell receptor CD22-like: MALGVFQTGWMRLLSLILQGCCVGVLCSDWAVRVPSAPLCAVAGSSVVLPCSYDYPQPYRVLSEMWCRDQSRCITPRYVYHSQGIFPEPTSQGRVEYLGKEGTRNCSLRISDLRRSDSGTYVFYFITNHPVEKPPGQPGVTLLVADNSSEVAVSLSPAGDVVEGSSVTLFCCSTAHTPVEGYTWYQPGGSTAGDKRQMMTITNISTTDSGNYYCEALTTNRPIYSSALSINVQYAPKNTSVSVNPFGDVVMGSSVTLSCSSDANPAVERYTWLQRTESQASLRGSGQSYSITNISLEDSGQYCCVAMNKHGSQSYTVTMTVGKVNGQSSILWSLVVPVGIPIALTLIIIITVACIRRKTVPASSQQGYSLTETTIQQPLP; this comes from the exons ATGGCTTTGGGAGTCTTCCAGACTGGCTGGATGAGGCTGCTGTCTCTTATCCTGCAAG GCTGCTGTGTGGGTGTCCTCTGTAGTGACTGGGCTGTGCGTGTCCCTTCCGCTCCCCTGTGTGCCGTGGCCGGCTCGTCTGTGGTCCTCCCCTGCTCCTACGACTACCCTCAGCCCTACAGGGTGCTGTCTGAGATGTGGTGCCGGGACCAGAGCCGCTGCATCACCCCCAGGTACGTGTACCATAGCCAGGGCATCTTCCCTGAGCCAACCTCCCAGGGCAGAGTGGAGTACCTGGGGAAGGAAGGAACCAGGAACTGCTCCCTGAGGATCTCTGATCTGAGGAGGTCTGATAGCGGGACATACGTCTTCTATTTTATCACCAACCACCCAGTGGAGAAGCCTCCTGGACAGCCTGGAGTAACCCTGCTAGTGGCAG ATAATTCCAGTGAAGTAGCAGTGTCCCTCAGTCCCGCTGGTGATGTTGTTGAGGGCAGCTCAGTGACATTATTCTGCTGTAGTACTGCCCACACTCCAGTGGAGGGCTACACCTGGTACCAGCCTGGAGGCTCCACGGCTGGTGATAAGAGACAGATGATGACCATCACCAATATCAGCACAACAGACAGTGGAAACTACTACTGTGAGGCCCTGACCACTAATAGACCAATCTACTCCTCAGCGTTGTCTATTAATGTCCAGT ATGCTCCAAAGAACACATCAGTGTCAGTCAATCCTTTTGGGGATGTAGTGATGGGCAGCTCTGTGACTCTGTCCTGCAGCAGTGATGCCAACCCTGCAGTAGAGCGCTACACCTGGCTTCAGAGGACAGAATCCCAAGCTTCACTGAGAGGGTCGGGGCAGAGTTAcagcatcactaacatcagtctTGAGGACAGTGGGCAATACTGCTGTGTAGCGATGAACAAGCATGGATCACAGAGCTATACTGTAACCATGACTGTGGGGAAAG TAAATGGCCAGTCCTCCATATTGTGGAGCTTGGTGGTGCCAGTGGGGATCCCCATCGCTCTGACACTGATCATCATTATAACAGTGGCTTGCATTAGGAG GAAAACTGTCCCAGCATCAAGTCAACAAGGTTACAGTCTTACAGAGACCACCATCCAGCAGCCATTACCCTAA
- the LOC124006279 gene encoding B-cell receptor CD22-like: protein MIDLLSVKLSNSILCYFVSVFQFNAMWLLKMISVMLVITLTLLGLTAKVQPATVRAGERVTLTCVTTCTPSDHPTIVWSRDGHSVSNTEFLASSEDSGRYRCAVQGQENLNSAPTSLDVKYAPRNTLVSISPSGPVVEGSSVNLTCSSHANPAVENYTWFKKDGTDTSQTGSGEVLRLTSLTSSDSGQYFCEARNKEGAHNSTVLSLILQDTNTVQMPVYISSAATVFMVIILLVFLWMWKSPFKLCQKTAVDKKDDQNPVLFSRRTSNDPATQEARTEERENALYANIQLPPSHTHPQDSSLYSVVEPPALQNPPDPHYATFDFQQFCSSIDRAQLSGLHEDDVVYSKMKTKQAKVTDNLQYANIQFPLPSPTARSEERLEVDHSVIYSTVAKPEA from the exons ATGATTGACTTATTAAGTGTTAAGTTAAGTAATTCAATTCTGTGCTATTTTGTATCAGTGTTTCAGTTTAATGCGATGTGGCTCTTGAAAATGATCAGTGTGATGCTGGTGATTACTCTCACGTTGCTAG GGCTGACAGCCAAAGTACAGCCTGCAACtgtgagagcaggagagagggtgaCACTAACGTGTGTCACAACCTGTACACCAAGTGACCATCCCACTATTGTTTGGTCCAGGGATGGACACTCAGTATCCAACACAGAGTTCCTGGCCAGCAGTGAGGATTCTGGCAGATACCGATGTGCTGTTCAAGGTCAAGAGAATCTCAACTCTGCTCCAACGTCTCTTGATGTCAAAT ATGCCCCAAGGAACACCTTGGTGTCAATAAGTCCCTCTGGTCCAGTGGTAGAGGGAAGCTCTGTGAACCTGACCTGCAGCAGTCATGCCAACCCAGCAGTGGAGAACTACACCTGGTTTAAGAAGGATGGaacagacacctcacagacaGGCTCAGGAGAGGTGTTGAGATTGACCTCTCTAACCTCCTCTGACAGTGGACAGTACTTCTGTGAGGCCAGGAACAAAGAAGGGGCTCAcaactctactgttctgtctctgATCCTGCAGG ATACAAATACTGTTCAAATGCCAGTTTACATCAGTTCCGCGGCCACAGTTTTCATGGTGATCATACTTCTTGTGTTCCTATGGATGTG GAAGAGCCCATTCAAATTATGTCAAAAGACTGCTGTGGACAAAAAG GATGATCAAAACCCAGTCTTATTCAGTAGAAGGACCAGTAATGACCCAGCAACACAGGAAGCTAGAACGGAGGAACGGGAAAATGCCCTCTATGCCAACATTCAACTGCCTCCCTCTCACACCCACCCCCAAGACAGTTCTCTGTACTCTGTGGTCGAGCCACCAGCTCTGCAGAACCCTCCTGACCCTCATTACGCTACCTTTGACTTCCAGCAGTTCTGCAGCTCCATTGACAGGGCCCAACTCTCAGGACTCCATGAGGATGATGTGGTTTACTCCAAGATGAAAACCAAACAGGCCAAGGTGACAGACAACCTACAGTATGCCAACATCCAGTTTCCCCTCCCCAGTCCTACTGCCAG GTCAGAAGAAAGATTAGAGGTGGACCATTCTGTTATCTACTCCACTGTTGCCAAACCTGAAGCCTGA